One genomic window of Micropterus dolomieu isolate WLL.071019.BEF.003 ecotype Adirondacks linkage group LG06, ASM2129224v1, whole genome shotgun sequence includes the following:
- the LOC123972364 gene encoding caspase-8-like isoform X2 yields MDPLMLKLFHIDEGLRSSEVAALCFLCRDVVNRKRLEGIRDAQGLFLRLKEKCLLDNEFFLSQLLSTIHRPDLLRLLETDSRQPEEPVTNPVLSDYRVMLFQIYEGMSQANFEKMKIHLSKKLGTRHVQTCTTALDVFSEMEKIDLLSNTNLHELHTVLQKLDENLALTVERYWKAETQPHPSCVNVDYQTEYYTMNHNPHGLCVVINNEEFQGTQLKDRKGTHEDEKALHKVFTHLGFKVMVHNNLTAEAMRLVLKELSRRDFFADDALVVCVLSHGEKGCVYGTDEKEVSLQELTQLFISERAPTLAGKPKLFFIQACQGRSYQRGCMPCPPMLRQEGGDKEVEEDAGPVYGKMVTLGADFVLGMATVSECKSFRNTSTGSIYIQELCKQLMRSAQSSEDIFIVLTHVNMEVSKGQYLKYKQMPEIIYTLTKKLVLSV; encoded by the exons ATGGATCCGCTGATGCTGAAACTGTTCCATATAGACGAGGGGCTGCGCTCCTCTGAGGTGGCAGCTCTCTGCTTCTTGTGTCGTGATGTTGTCAACAGGAAACGCCTGGAGGGG ATCAGGGACGCACAGGGGCTGTTCTtgagattaaaagaaaaatgtctgcTGGACAACGAATTCTTCCTTTCTCAGCTGCTCTCCACTATCCATCGACCAGATCTCCTCCGCCTCctggagacagacagcagacaaCCAGAGGAACCAGTCACAAATCCTGTCCTGTCGGATTACAG AGTGATGCTGTTCCAAATCTATGAAGGCATGAGTCAGGCAAATTTTGAAAAGATGAAGATCCATTTGAGCAAGAAGCTGGGCACAAGACACGTTCAGACATGCACT ACAGCACTGGATGTGTTTTCTGAAATGGAAAAGATTGACTTACTGTCAAATACAAATCTTCATGAGCTGCATACAGTACTGCAGAAGTTGGATGAAAATCTGGCATTGACTGTAGAGCGCTACTGGAAAG CTGAAACCCAGCCACATCCTTCTTGTGTCAACGTGGACtaccag ACAGAGTACTACACCATGAACCATAACCCTCATGGTTTGTGTGTGGTCATCAACAATGAGGAATTCCAGGGAACACAGCTGAAAGATAGAAAAGGGACTCATGAGGATGAGA AGGCTCTGCACAAAGTGTTCACCCACCTTGGCTTTAAAGTGATGGTACACAACAATTTGACTGCAGAAGCCATGCGACTTGTACTAAAAGAGCTTAGCAGAAGGGATTTTTTTGCTGATGATGCCTTG GTGGTATGCGTGCTTTCCCATGGAGAAAAGGGATGTGTCTATGGGACAGATGAGAAGGAGGTGTCCTTGCAAGAGCTGACACAGCTCTTCATAAGTGAACGAGCTCCCACCTTGGCGGGGAAGCCCAAACTATTCTTCATCCAAGCGTGTCAGGGAAGAAGCTACCAGAGAGGATGCATGCCATGTCCCCCAATGCTGAGGCAGGAGGGAGGGGAcaaagaggtggaggaagacGCAGGTCCTGTGTACGGCAAGATGGTGACTTTGGGGGCTGACTTTGTGCTAGGCATGGCCACTGTCTCAGAGTGCAAGTCGTTTCGAAACACTTCCACAGGCTCCATCTACATCCAGGAGCTGTGCAAGCAGCTGATGAGGTCTGCACAAAG CTCAGAGGATATATTCATTGTCCTGACACATGTGAACATGGAGGTCAGCAagggacaatatttaaaatacaaacaaatgcCAGAGATCATATACACCCTCACCAAGAAGCTCGTCCTCAGTGTGTGA
- the LOC123972364 gene encoding caspase-8-like isoform X1, with translation MMDPLMLKLFHIDEGLRSSEVAALCFLCRDVVNRKRLEGIRDAQGLFLRLKEKCLLDNEFFLSQLLSTIHRPDLLRLLETDSRQPEEPVTNPVLSDYRVMLFQIYEGMSQANFEKMKIHLSKKLGTRHVQTCTTALDVFSEMEKIDLLSNTNLHELHTVLQKLDENLALTVERYWKAETQPHPSCVNVDYQTEYYTMNHNPHGLCVVINNEEFQGTQLKDRKGTHEDEKALHKVFTHLGFKVMVHNNLTAEAMRLVLKELSRRDFFADDALVVCVLSHGEKGCVYGTDEKEVSLQELTQLFISERAPTLAGKPKLFFIQACQGRSYQRGCMPCPPMLRQEGGDKEVEEDAGPVYGKMVTLGADFVLGMATVSECKSFRNTSTGSIYIQELCKQLMRSAQSSEDIFIVLTHVNMEVSKGQYLKYKQMPEIIYTLTKKLVLSV, from the exons ATGGATCCGCTGATGCTGAAACTGTTCCATATAGACGAGGGGCTGCGCTCCTCTGAGGTGGCAGCTCTCTGCTTCTTGTGTCGTGATGTTGTCAACAGGAAACGCCTGGAGGGG ATCAGGGACGCACAGGGGCTGTTCTtgagattaaaagaaaaatgtctgcTGGACAACGAATTCTTCCTTTCTCAGCTGCTCTCCACTATCCATCGACCAGATCTCCTCCGCCTCctggagacagacagcagacaaCCAGAGGAACCAGTCACAAATCCTGTCCTGTCGGATTACAG AGTGATGCTGTTCCAAATCTATGAAGGCATGAGTCAGGCAAATTTTGAAAAGATGAAGATCCATTTGAGCAAGAAGCTGGGCACAAGACACGTTCAGACATGCACT ACAGCACTGGATGTGTTTTCTGAAATGGAAAAGATTGACTTACTGTCAAATACAAATCTTCATGAGCTGCATACAGTACTGCAGAAGTTGGATGAAAATCTGGCATTGACTGTAGAGCGCTACTGGAAAG CTGAAACCCAGCCACATCCTTCTTGTGTCAACGTGGACtaccag ACAGAGTACTACACCATGAACCATAACCCTCATGGTTTGTGTGTGGTCATCAACAATGAGGAATTCCAGGGAACACAGCTGAAAGATAGAAAAGGGACTCATGAGGATGAGA AGGCTCTGCACAAAGTGTTCACCCACCTTGGCTTTAAAGTGATGGTACACAACAATTTGACTGCAGAAGCCATGCGACTTGTACTAAAAGAGCTTAGCAGAAGGGATTTTTTTGCTGATGATGCCTTG GTGGTATGCGTGCTTTCCCATGGAGAAAAGGGATGTGTCTATGGGACAGATGAGAAGGAGGTGTCCTTGCAAGAGCTGACACAGCTCTTCATAAGTGAACGAGCTCCCACCTTGGCGGGGAAGCCCAAACTATTCTTCATCCAAGCGTGTCAGGGAAGAAGCTACCAGAGAGGATGCATGCCATGTCCCCCAATGCTGAGGCAGGAGGGAGGGGAcaaagaggtggaggaagacGCAGGTCCTGTGTACGGCAAGATGGTGACTTTGGGGGCTGACTTTGTGCTAGGCATGGCCACTGTCTCAGAGTGCAAGTCGTTTCGAAACACTTCCACAGGCTCCATCTACATCCAGGAGCTGTGCAAGCAGCTGATGAGGTCTGCACAAAG CTCAGAGGATATATTCATTGTCCTGACACATGTGAACATGGAGGTCAGCAagggacaatatttaaaatacaaacaaatgcCAGAGATCATATACACCCTCACCAAGAAGCTCGTCCTCAGTGTGTGA